The following are encoded together in the Acaryochloris thomasi RCC1774 genome:
- a CDS encoding serine/threonine protein kinase has translation MTFSQPQLPDFSNQGYRVEKMLGRNKQGGRVTYLATALSPAQPVVIKQFQFAQTGAQWSDYDAHQRELGMLQQLSHPSIPAYLDAFETKAGFCLVQEYKDAPSLAEPRSFTEAEVKEVAIATLKVLIYLQQQTPPIIHRDLKPENILVDQNLQVYLVDFGLARLEGDDLAASSIVKGTLGFMPPEQLFNRPLTPASDLYGLGATLTCLLSRTPSAAIGQLMDETGRIKYKPLLPHLESGFSRWLGKMVAPKLEDRYASAAEALDALNVRHKPGVVKVVIALGGVAILSSAGFLWTNLRPASVPSLSGPLVRLRKTQSCVGCDLSGVNLKGTDLRSVDLTGANLQGADLRKADLRGAYLARANLTSAQIEGAILASTDLRGATMPDGSIHP, from the coding sequence ATGACTTTCTCTCAGCCACAGCTTCCTGATTTTAGTAACCAGGGGTATCGGGTCGAAAAAATGCTCGGTCGCAATAAACAGGGTGGCCGAGTGACCTATTTAGCGACAGCCCTATCGCCAGCGCAGCCGGTGGTGATCAAGCAGTTCCAGTTTGCTCAGACCGGAGCGCAGTGGTCTGATTATGATGCCCACCAGCGCGAGTTAGGGATGCTCCAGCAGTTGTCGCATCCTTCTATCCCAGCTTATTTGGACGCTTTCGAGACCAAGGCTGGCTTTTGTTTGGTTCAAGAATATAAAGACGCGCCTTCTCTGGCAGAACCGCGATCTTTTACAGAAGCTGAGGTTAAGGAAGTTGCGATCGCAACCCTAAAAGTCTTGATTTACCTGCAGCAGCAAACCCCGCCGATTATTCACCGCGATCTGAAGCCCGAAAACATTCTGGTGGATCAAAATCTACAGGTCTATCTGGTTGATTTTGGTCTGGCGCGTTTAGAAGGAGACGACCTGGCCGCCAGCAGCATTGTCAAAGGCACCTTAGGATTTATGCCGCCGGAGCAGCTATTTAACCGTCCGCTCACCCCCGCCTCTGATCTGTATGGCTTAGGGGCAACGCTGACTTGCCTGCTCAGCCGGACGCCATCCGCCGCCATTGGTCAGCTTATGGATGAGACAGGTCGGATCAAATACAAACCCCTATTGCCCCATTTAGAATCAGGCTTCAGCCGATGGCTCGGGAAAATGGTGGCTCCCAAACTAGAAGATCGCTATGCCAGTGCAGCAGAGGCGTTAGATGCCCTCAATGTGAGGCATAAACCTGGGGTGGTAAAAGTTGTGATCGCGCTTGGGGGAGTTGCGATCTTATCTAGTGCAGGATTTCTGTGGACTAATTTACGGCCTGCTTCTGTCCCTTCGCTTTCTGGGCCTCTGGTACGGTTACGGAAGACTCAATCCTGTGTCGGCTGCGATTTGAGCGGTGTTAATTTAAAGGGCACTGATTTAAGGAGCGTGGATTTGACGGGGGCTAACTTGCAGGGCGCTGATCTGCGGAAAGCTGACCTGAGAGGTGCCTATCTAGCTAGAGCAAATCTCACCTCAGCTCAAATAGAAGGAGCGATTTTAGCAAGTACAGATCTTAGAGGAGCAACCATGCCCGATGGCTCGATACATCCGTAA
- a CDS encoding Uma2 family endonuclease: MTVQDFLAMPESNDRYELIEGEIIPKVSPKRFHAGVQKSLIKLVDDWASERGHFYPEWAVVLKRRDRDWVPVPDLTYVSFERLAADWLEDAPCPVPADWVIEIISPDQTFGGMAAKASDYLTAGILRVWVLDSQAQTITVFAPDSAPLTYQGDNMIADSLLPGLELQVNKVFERAGLSK, from the coding sequence ATGACAGTGCAAGACTTTCTGGCAATGCCTGAGAGTAACGATCGGTATGAGCTGATAGAGGGTGAAATTATTCCTAAGGTGTCTCCTAAGCGTTTCCATGCGGGTGTTCAGAAATCGCTGATCAAGCTGGTTGATGATTGGGCGTCAGAGAGAGGACATTTTTATCCAGAATGGGCTGTCGTTTTAAAGCGCAGAGATCGAGACTGGGTTCCGGTTCCAGATTTGACCTATGTTTCGTTCGAGCGGCTGGCGGCAGATTGGCTAGAGGATGCACCTTGCCCTGTCCCTGCCGATTGGGTGATTGAAATTATCTCCCCAGATCAGACTTTTGGCGGGATGGCAGCCAAGGCATCAGATTATTTAACGGCTGGCATTCTACGAGTTTGGGTTTTAGATTCTCAGGCTCAAACAATTACAGTTTTCGCACCCGATAGCGCTCCCCTGACCTATCAGGGAGACAACATGATTGCTGATTCTCTATTACCTGGCTTAGAACTGCAAGTGAATAAAGTCTTTGAGCGAGCAGGGCTGTCAAAATAA
- a CDS encoding type II toxin-antitoxin system PemK/MazF family toxin — translation MVSNQGDVFWVDLGDPVGSAPGYLHPHVVVCALTSNLKRASVPGNILVEMGEANLPKQSVVNISQVFTIDRSQLNEKIGTLSPSRVHQIIDGLHLLLDPYEFSEW, via the coding sequence ATGGTAAGCAATCAGGGCGATGTCTTCTGGGTTGATTTGGGTGACCCCGTGGGTTCGGCTCCTGGATACCTTCATCCTCATGTTGTTGTTTGTGCGTTGACCTCTAATCTGAAACGAGCTTCTGTGCCAGGAAACATACTTGTGGAGATGGGCGAAGCCAACCTACCCAAGCAAAGCGTTGTCAATATTTCTCAGGTATTTACGATTGATAGAAGTCAGTTGAACGAGAAAATTGGTACGCTCTCACCGAGTCGAGTGCACCAGATAATCGATGGGTTACACCTACTTCTGGACCCTTATGAATTCTCAGAGTGGTAA
- the fni gene encoding type 2 isopentenyl-diphosphate Delta-isomerase: MAPTPPDSAIQSRKADHLRICLDDQVQCKEVTTGLEHYRFTHCCLPELDAQNIQLGTTFLGKPLQTPLLISSMTGGTEIARTINTRLARVAQAHGLAMGVGSQRIAVEQPQLSDTFSVRSFAPDIPLFANLGAVQLNYGYGLAECQQAVDLLEADALILHINPLQECVQSRGDTNFQGLFAKIADLCAYLPVPVIAKEVGNGISVAIATQLLEAGVTAIDVAGAGGTSWAKVEGERAEDLRQRRLGQTFSDWGIPTADCLTSIRQVHPTLPLIASGGLRNGLDVAKAIALGADLAGMAYPFLKAAHDSEAAVHALVEILMAELQTVLLCTGNATLADLQQSDCLQQLPL, from the coding sequence ATTGCACCGACCCCACCCGATAGCGCGATTCAAAGCAGAAAGGCCGATCATCTAAGGATCTGTCTGGACGATCAGGTCCAGTGCAAAGAGGTGACCACGGGTTTAGAACACTATCGGTTTACCCACTGCTGCCTACCGGAGCTAGACGCGCAGAATATTCAGTTAGGCACCACCTTTCTTGGTAAGCCGCTCCAGACGCCACTCCTAATCTCATCAATGACGGGAGGGACAGAGATTGCTCGCACCATCAATACACGGTTGGCAAGGGTCGCTCAGGCCCACGGATTAGCGATGGGCGTTGGCTCACAGCGCATTGCCGTTGAACAGCCCCAGCTTTCTGACACGTTTTCAGTCCGCTCGTTCGCGCCTGATATTCCGTTATTTGCCAATTTAGGAGCGGTTCAGCTCAACTATGGTTATGGCTTGGCAGAATGTCAACAGGCAGTGGATCTCTTAGAGGCCGATGCCCTAATTTTGCACATCAATCCGCTGCAAGAATGCGTTCAGAGTCGAGGGGATACTAACTTTCAGGGGCTATTTGCCAAGATTGCCGATCTTTGCGCCTACCTGCCAGTACCCGTAATTGCCAAAGAAGTCGGGAATGGTATTTCAGTTGCGATCGCAACTCAACTGCTAGAGGCTGGCGTCACGGCTATTGATGTGGCAGGCGCGGGCGGAACATCCTGGGCCAAGGTAGAGGGCGAACGAGCGGAGGATCTGCGACAGCGACGATTGGGGCAAACCTTTTCCGATTGGGGCATCCCCACAGCAGACTGCCTCACAAGCATTCGTCAGGTTCATCCAACACTGCCTCTGATTGCTTCGGGTGGGCTGCGGAACGGCTTGGATGTAGCAAAGGCGATCGCACTCGGCGCAGATTTAGCGGGTATGGCCTATCCCTTCTTGAAAGCCGCCCATGATTCAGAGGCGGCAGTCCACGCCTTAGTAGAGATTTTGATGGCAGAGCTGCAGACGGTGCTGTTATGTACAGGCAATGCAACGCTGGCCGACCTACAGCAGTCAGACTGTCTGCAGCAGTTACCACTCTGA
- the ispE gene encoding 4-(cytidine 5'-diphospho)-2-C-methyl-D-erythritol kinase — translation MPTYTLIAPAKINLLLEIIGDRPDGFHELVMVLQSIDLADIIELKALPGDQIQLNCSHPDVPLDSSNLAHRAATLMQTQFPDRGGVEITIQKHIPIGAGLAGGSADAAAVLVGLDLMWNLGLTQAELQTLGAALGSDIPFCVSGGTALALGRGEHLTPLPDPHQLYAVLAKYRSLSVSTPWAYKTYRQKFGDTYAKTSETQEQRRRSGPSVPLLTAINHQDQEQIPKYLYNDLERVVLLEHPQVLALREKFQQLGCLGTLMSGSGPTVFALMNSREEAQLLKTQLEVAVGDPDLDLWVTQFCCSGIQLQTT, via the coding sequence ATGCCTACCTACACTCTGATAGCCCCAGCCAAAATCAACCTCCTGCTCGAAATCATCGGCGACCGCCCTGACGGCTTCCATGAATTAGTGATGGTGCTGCAGAGCATCGATCTCGCCGACATTATTGAACTTAAAGCGCTCCCAGGCGATCAAATTCAACTCAACTGCAGCCATCCAGACGTACCGCTCGACTCCAGCAATCTCGCGCATCGAGCCGCGACACTCATGCAGACCCAGTTCCCTGATCGGGGCGGTGTGGAGATCACCATTCAGAAGCATATTCCCATTGGCGCCGGACTTGCAGGCGGTTCCGCTGACGCAGCGGCGGTCTTAGTGGGACTAGATCTGATGTGGAACCTCGGCTTAACGCAGGCTGAACTCCAGACTCTCGGGGCTGCACTCGGCTCTGACATCCCCTTCTGTGTCTCTGGGGGAACTGCGCTGGCGCTGGGTCGCGGCGAACATCTCACGCCACTCCCTGACCCCCATCAGCTCTACGCCGTCTTAGCTAAATACCGTAGCCTCTCTGTTTCAACCCCTTGGGCCTACAAAACCTATCGCCAAAAGTTTGGCGACACCTACGCCAAGACCTCAGAGACCCAGGAACAGCGGCGACGATCAGGGCCATCGGTACCGCTGCTAACGGCAATCAATCATCAAGATCAAGAACAGATTCCGAAATACCTCTACAACGACTTAGAGCGGGTGGTCTTACTCGAACATCCGCAGGTGCTGGCGCTGCGAGAAAAATTTCAGCAGTTGGGCTGTCTCGGCACCCTAATGTCGGGTTCAGGCCCCACCGTTTTTGCACTTATGAATTCACGGGAAGAAGCTCAACTTCTGAAGACTCAGTTAGAAGTCGCAGTGGGTGACCCCGATCTAGATCTGTGGGTCACCCAGTTCTGCTGCAGCGGTATTCAGCTCCAGACAACATAA
- the rsmA gene encoding 16S rRNA (adenine(1518)-N(6)/adenine(1519)-N(6))-dimethyltransferase RsmA, whose protein sequence is MPNPRKRFGQHWLKSQAVLEQIVAAAEIESCDRILEIGPGTGLLTQKLLPLAETVTAVEIDRDLCKLLIHKFRDSDNFLLLQDSILSVDLGAMFGHYPKFADPNKVVANIPYNITGPILDLVLGSLAKPREPAFKSIVLLLQKEVAERLTAQSGSKIFGAMSVRTQYLATCEYICHVPNIAFKPRPKVDSAVVRLCPRPYPQQTENPRWFQTLVKLGFSSRRKMLRNNLNSVVDRDQLTVILEQLGVSPQARAEDLSVDRWVALSNSLHPA, encoded by the coding sequence ATGCCCAATCCCCGTAAACGATTTGGTCAGCATTGGCTGAAAAGTCAGGCTGTCCTAGAGCAAATTGTGGCGGCAGCAGAGATTGAAAGTTGCGATCGCATCTTAGAAATCGGTCCTGGCACCGGCTTACTGACGCAAAAACTGCTGCCCCTAGCTGAGACCGTGACCGCCGTAGAGATCGATCGAGACCTGTGTAAGCTTCTGATTCACAAATTTCGAGACAGCGATAATTTTCTCCTGCTTCAAGACAGCATCCTCTCAGTGGATTTAGGTGCAATGTTTGGGCACTATCCCAAATTTGCCGACCCCAACAAAGTCGTCGCCAACATTCCCTACAACATCACCGGTCCCATCCTTGACCTCGTGTTGGGGAGCTTAGCCAAGCCTCGGGAGCCTGCTTTTAAGAGCATCGTACTGCTGCTGCAGAAAGAAGTGGCTGAGCGGCTAACGGCTCAGTCCGGTTCTAAAATCTTTGGTGCCATGTCCGTGCGGACCCAATATCTCGCCACCTGCGAATATATTTGCCACGTCCCCAACATCGCCTTTAAGCCGCGACCCAAAGTAGACTCCGCCGTCGTGCGACTCTGCCCTCGCCCTTACCCCCAACAGACAGAAAACCCACGCTGGTTTCAAACCCTCGTCAAATTAGGGTTTTCCAGTCGCCGCAAAATGTTGCGCAACAACCTCAACTCAGTCGTTGATCGAGACCAGCTAACCGTCATACTGGAACAGTTAGGCGTCTCCCCTCAAGCACGGGCAGAAGATCTGAGCGTGGATCGATGGGTTGCCTTAAGTAACAGTCTTCATCCCGCCTAG
- a CDS encoding prohibitin family protein — protein sequence MKDFSAATFGIVLALVVLLGLNCVVIINPGQAGVLSVLGKARDGSLLEGIHYKPPFISNVDIYDLTVQKFEVPAQSSTKDLQDLTASFAINFRIDPVQVVEIRRKQGSLQNIVSKIIAPQTQESFKIAASRRTVEEAITKRDQLKADFDDALGVRLEKYGVIVLDTSVVDLRFSPEFAQAVEEKQIAEQRAQRAVYIAREAEQEATATVNRAKGKAEAQKLLAETLKEQGGQLVLQKEAIEAWKQGGSQMPQVLVTGEGSAPIPLLFDLKETIGSKKG from the coding sequence ATGAAGGATTTCAGTGCCGCCACGTTCGGCATTGTTTTGGCGCTGGTGGTACTCTTAGGCCTCAACTGCGTTGTGATCATCAATCCAGGTCAGGCCGGTGTCTTGAGCGTTTTAGGTAAAGCCCGTGATGGTTCCCTTTTAGAGGGAATACATTACAAGCCTCCCTTTATCTCTAACGTTGATATCTATGATTTGACGGTCCAAAAATTTGAAGTTCCAGCCCAAAGTTCAACCAAAGATCTGCAGGATCTGACCGCGAGCTTTGCGATCAACTTCCGCATTGACCCCGTTCAGGTCGTTGAAATCAGACGGAAGCAGGGGTCGCTTCAAAATATTGTCTCCAAGATTATTGCTCCTCAGACCCAAGAATCCTTTAAGATTGCCGCCTCACGCCGAACGGTAGAAGAAGCTATCACTAAGCGTGATCAGCTAAAGGCCGACTTTGATGATGCCCTAGGCGTCCGGCTTGAGAAATATGGCGTGATTGTCCTTGATACCAGCGTTGTCGATCTCAGGTTCTCGCCCGAATTTGCCCAGGCGGTTGAAGAGAAACAAATTGCTGAACAGCGTGCCCAGCGAGCCGTTTATATCGCTCGAGAGGCGGAACAAGAAGCCACCGCAACTGTAAACCGTGCCAAGGGTAAGGCCGAAGCACAGAAACTCTTAGCCGAAACGCTTAAAGAGCAAGGCGGTCAACTGGTACTCCAGAAAGAAGCGATTGAAGCTTGGAAGCAAGGCGGATCGCAGATGCCTCAGGTACTGGTAACAGGAGAAGGGTCAGCGCCCATCCCGCTCCTGTTTGATCTCAAAGAGACCATTGGTTCTAAGAAGGGATAG
- a CDS encoding gluconokinase: MIIILMGVSGSGKTLVGQKLETALGWTFYDADNFHPATNIAKMQQGIPLDDVDRAPWLAILNQEIAQWLQAGHSSVLACSALKSRYREQLHLSHPQVKLVYLHGSQSLILQRLQQRQGHFMGSDLLQSQFDSLEEPTEGVRIEIDQGLDAIATQILTRLNLKSI; encoded by the coding sequence ATGATTATTATTCTGATGGGTGTTTCTGGATCGGGCAAAACCCTGGTAGGACAAAAGTTAGAAACAGCTCTGGGCTGGACCTTCTACGATGCCGACAACTTTCATCCCGCCACCAATATCGCCAAGATGCAGCAGGGTATTCCGTTAGATGATGTCGATCGCGCACCTTGGCTAGCCATTTTGAATCAGGAAATCGCTCAATGGCTGCAGGCTGGTCACAGTAGTGTTTTAGCTTGCTCAGCCCTCAAGTCTCGCTACCGCGAACAACTGCATCTGAGCCACCCGCAGGTCAAGCTCGTGTATCTCCACGGTTCTCAATCGTTAATTCTGCAGCGGCTACAGCAGCGACAGGGTCACTTTATGGGGAGTGATTTGCTGCAGAGTCAGTTTGACAGTCTGGAAGAGCCGACCGAGGGTGTCAGGATCGAAATCGACCAGGGCCTCGATGCGATCGCAACTCAAATTCTCACCCGCTTGAACCTAAAATCAATCTAG